The sequence agaaagaaaaacatttcatttaaaatgttgtaacagCTTCAGAGAAAACAGCTGCAGCAACACAAAAAcaccgacagacagacagacagcatGAGCTTGCTAAGCATGTATTACTGTACAACAACTATAACTTACTCCAACCATCTGCATGTTCATATACAAACGCTTGATTTTTCAGCCAAAAGCCAGCtaaaaatgtattgtatttGTGATGGTTGTCTTTGTGAATCCGAATTAGTTTGTTTGGTCGTCGATTTTTTTGGCTGGGGGTATAAATCGAATCTGGATTCGAACCATAATCACAGTCAAAGCCAATACGTCTTAGAGCAACGTACTCTAAGCTAAAACACAACacaaataaattcattaaactaaaaaaaaaatcgtgtgatatagattttctttaaaaaaaataaaacaaaagaaaaatcgcgTGTTAAGGAAATATTCCAGTGAAAtctatttcatatatttaacatAATAGAAAGTTAAACCTaccaaaaaacaaatcaaacaaTATGATGAAATTCATTGTAAGGAAGTgttttacattttatacttATGCAGtgcaattacatttttttaactcCCACCTCAATTTTAGATTCTGTGCTCTTTTATTGTGGCCGCTACAGCCGCCCTAAAAATCCATGATTACCATGGTCATGGTGGTCATCAGGAATACGAACACATCGAATATGCCAAACATGAAGAACCCGCCGAACATGTCGAAGAAACAGAACTCCATCACGAAGTAGAACACAAACATGCCACATCCCATCAAAGTGTCAAACTGCATCACTATCATGCTGTGCCTGTGTACATCAAGAAAGAAGATCAACATTTGGTCAAGAAACCTGTAGAAATTGGAGGCactaaacaaaaattgaaaatccTCCATCCCGAAACTGAAAAGAATCACAATCATGGTTTAGTTTTGGAAGAACACAGTGAATCGAAATTCCACGAACACGGTCACTACGAAGAACCCCAACACTATGAACACTATCATCACCATGAATAAGTTGACATTGATGTGTTAGAAATAATGTTCCTTCTTTGTTCTTACCAACCAACCAGCAAGAAGAAAATATCTAGCTACAAAAATTGCCAAATTATTCCATATGTTCTAGAGTTGAAATATAAGACTACTTACTTTACTgataaaaatacattaatttttgatgtaaaATGTTCACGAATATGTATAGTTAAATACATATTGtgtaattaattttaagttaagtttttcaatgtattttttaaataaataataataaaaataaataaaaaaaaaaacaaaatgcaaaTTAGTTTCACTTCACTACTACTGTCTGCAATCAAAttaaaaacctataaacctacataaatatgtatagaaAAAGTAACAGGTGTACAGAAATCATACAATCATACCAGGGAAGtactatttatttgaattttaaacatgtttgtattttttgtatattttttgcatttttgtcTGGTCTGTCAGTTTGCTAGCTTGTTTTAACTAACATtggaaattttcaatacaaaaaattaaaaaaattaaatttagtaggCAAACGAACAGACTGAATTTTCAACAATCTTTTTTTTGTGCATGATTTATTGGCTCATATAAAAGTGTACGAcacaattttaatgtattttcccgtttttaccccctttTGGGTACCATTTGTATCCCCACTGCgctggtaaaattttattcaaataaatttctgtatcgtggtgggaactcataataaaatatatacatatatattacacaaaaatgctaaatttccattaaataaaaatttaatataaaccggttaaccggtttttttggaatataaaaaccgaaaccgcttaaccggttttttataaaaaaacacttttccggttttttaaatttgccggttttttgtaCACTctaataccgatcgactcaaaATCAAACCTAGtgtgcaaagtacaggtcgcaattttgatgatatttcgatcaaatttagaAATACACTTTTTCGACCAAAGGACGAagactattgaaactggctgaaattgatCCATTATTTAACTTAgctctcatacaaatgtccttccgaaatagaacttttttgtaattttttttgaatcaaTCCATAATTGACTAGCTCCTAGGGTATTcgatttattcgatttttctcttgttcgaataaaacgaataattcgaataagagattttaacttattcgaataattcgatcacacgtttaaaattaatcgaattattcgaataatttaaatttgtttaaaaagtaaagaatgaagtcttaatgtcggttttttaatattttattgttaaagaaaaacaaaaaataacgttaaagttaacaattcaagtattgataatgttaaaaaacattagaaaacaaagtcaaccattaaattttcaacagaaatattctgatcagattaactcccgaacaatctacaaaattgACTAGCAGACCCTTTAGTTTATGTTTTggagttggacatgatcctgaattcaaatacaatataaacgtattaagaacttttttatgtcgttcattaaatcgggttttaaattgagtaactaattctttagtaaatgaattattcactatttctaaattatttataacaaattgtattatacatcaagctctatcaacgttgccgaatctttgcttaataaagtgatcttggggaattacacaacaAGAggatctgtccaaagtttgatatcattggcagtgaacgtggctaattttaagtcagacagtgcatgattgacgcatttacatatacgcaaaaagtttattaccatgttagacaaagatgttcaaaatcatgtataagacgaactccatgcttttcttgcaacaaagcgttaatttgaattatttttgtttatcattcgatttattaaatattttgcaacactttcttacatacgcggttaataacatcacttatatattttaagatcatggccttcatctatttcaatgtaatcattacaaatgtcatcctcaatatcactttcgacgaccgtttcaaaatcacattctccatcacattcaactccactttaatctaagtaaaaattttgattattaattgccattcttctaatattattatattccgtaccttttattttcattggttcaagtcctaagtaaTATTCTTACAGTAATATtaatagaaggagctatcggaacactcatctgcagggatcgaaagtccctttgtctttagttatttgtcgaatttcagaaacaatacaatttttgtgagtcattattacttatttaaatttggaattgtgaaatattttgagcaatttatttaatttaaatatatgtatatgaacatttattcgattattctacataaaattgttcgaattattcgttattcgaaaatggccatttttaaattgttcgaataattattcgtaagaaattattcgattaatcgaacgatcattagtcgaatgaatgcactactagctcccatataaggccacttccgaaaatcactttaacaagcacaaatctcataaaaattttcgaatccaaatataatttaacaaaaataagtatcatatagaaagaaatcaCGAGACTTAATTTCAGGACTATCgggccataattggtcatagctcatATATAAGGCCACACTTTCGAAAATCTctcacgaaaaaaaaatatggaaattttaattgtatGTATAATGATTTACTTATATACTCAGTCGGGCCttaccgactatactttcttgcttgttaattctgaattaagattgTATTAAGatgaaatttaagtattttaaccaaatcaaaaatcaaattctataaacatatttcaaaaatgttgaatttaaatCCGATTTTAACTACATTTGATGTGGCTCGTATAAACATTTTCGAACTGAAGATCTTATtgctattttttataacttatcCCCTAGTCAGCTCTTCAATACGTATCGGTTGAGAGGCATTGCCACAACATAATCCCAAAAAAAAGGTaaatctaatgtacatacatttaatttgaaaaatattcttgttgtatttaattttattaaacacttttcgaacataatttctgtttttaagaaaaaatattaaaaaaaaaattcaatgcaaacgaaaaacatttacaattataataaaaatgtacattaacaaccttcaacatattttattaaaatgttcctaatttcctttaaaattacccttaatttttttggtaaaatatatataattaatttagttaaaagcttgttatacataaatttgtggccttttttccaaataattaatataaaattaacaaaagtgtttctaaactaaaattatgtttcataaatgaatttttgtacctaattaaatacaaatatgtaacatattataaaaatggtttttattgagaATAAAATACAATTGCAAATGCTCATCAAAACTAAACATGCTTAaagtataattaaaaacaaaaaaattaaataattattaaataataacaaaaaaatattatatatataaagaaaaacaaacaaaatcaaacattttcatatttcaaattctatattcatttatacattttatgtataatataaataataaataaataatactacaaattataaaataaactaataaaatttacaaacacttgttttaattaaattttctttttttttttgttttaaaaagggtaagtaagaaaataaaataaaatttaaaatttatttatattgttaaataaaactacttgtttttttatgaatttttaaatattatttataatttttatttccgcttcggtataatttataatttttttagtgtttttttgttccatttttttttattttaaattattcatattattttggtttcattttttattttgttagtattttaatttaaattaattactaGTTAGCTTTACCTTGTGTGTTTAAAGAGTaaatgttggttttttttaatataaaaaatcttaaaactgtttatatttaatattaattaaaaaagaaattactttaactttacaaaaattaaaaaaatatttaacaaaaaaaaactaaattaaattatttttaaaaataatataaaactgaACACAAgaaatttacatataaatattgtttgaaatAAACCTTTTAAACAGAGTAATGTTTAGGTAAAATGAACCTATTGtgggtatatatttttttgaatcgTCCATCTTACATAAACTTTTATTAAGTTTTAGCATTAAAAACTATTGTTcgattttatattgtaaaatatataatttttattaataaatgtctGTTTTCCAATACACAGTACGAAATAACCtaagcaaacaaaataaaaaacagaaaaagctTTTCTCTTAACACGTTGTGTTTCTAACAATCCAGCAAAGGTTCgaatgaattaattcttaattcaattttcaaaatcaaattaaatatattccaTTCCATTAAATAATTCACAAAGAATTCTTGgtacttcaaatgtattgaattcattcctttgagattcattctttatagaattaattcctaattgaatcattcaagttttctgtaattcaaattcaaatctattacaaaaaagcTTGAGTAAATCTGTTTTCAATTCagtttgtaaatgattaaaaacagaaacatatcgaatgaagaaaaatttttttaattcaatttggattcgatttgaattaattaaatatttaatcattcaaaagtTGAATGAATTCcgttatgaattaatttcatAAGCAATTGattcaacaatgaatgaattataattcaaataaaagcaaGTCTATGAATGAAGATAAAGAATTAGTTTCTGGGattggatttatggaatgaactgcagatattttttaattctgaattaagatttaagctcaaattgagTTAATTAATTTGAAGTTCGACTATCCAGGCAACAAAAGACAATCAATAGAACGTAGGTACACCAACATAGAAATGATAACGCCAAATAATCGGATCTGGACTATTTTAATAAGGACTGGGAGGTTAAACGCCATTCCTATATGCCACTACTATAGGTTGACCTATCAGGTCAATGTTGGATGCAAAGATAACCAGAATACTAAATGGGTTGGATAGGAAAAGTCTCAGGTCTTCAGtaattatttgggggctttaTTTTCCTTTTCATTTTGTATGCTTAGGTTTTTTCGTGCTATACATATAAAGTATAactaaaaaaagtcaataaggAATTTGATATGacattaatttgtttatggGGAAACAAATAcgtttaataaaattctaacaAACGATAAAACTTGGCTTAAATAAGTACGAAATAGCgctaaatatattaatttatgaAATGAAGAAGTTCAAAATATGGAAaactttcaaaacaaatttacttaattcaaaaacaatttaaagaaatttaaatatacaaatcaGAAAGCTTGCTAGTTAAAACAATTCGTAAATTTATACTTTCGAACTTGTATGTATCAAACATAGTaattcgaaaatgttttctttacaaaaatataataatgcaAAGCCATGTCATATGCAAAATTTGTCAATCTTCTAATGTACAAAACAAtacacaacaaaaaacaaaagagagtcattaacaaaaatatttgagaaaagaAACAATCGTCTGCAACCAAGTGGAAACTATTTATGCTTttcaattatatataaaaaaaagttaaacgttttttttgtttgtttcaaagcagcttttctaaaaaaattacattattgagtaaatattatgtatattaaagttatttaaaaatcagttttttttataaattttcaataattggccatttgttgtaattttcttttagcaaaattttcttttaaccaGTTATACACACACATATATAGATATTTAGGCAACATATACagatttatttgtttcattgttttttttttcttaaatttttggtttaatttttatcaatattaattatacaaaacaaataatccAAAATATTCTCACACATATTAAAGTTTatcttatttgtttattttttgttttatttttattctctttGTAATAcgagttaaatttttgttaaaaaatttttaatattttcctttttccaTAATAGTTAGGGTTGTGTATGtgttaaatgtttataatttttattataaaactttgttttgtttggtttctttaagagtttttttcggttgttatatttatgatttttttttgtttgtattgagTTGTTAATTTTTCGCTATTATCTTATGATTTATATAGtgagtgtattttttgtttgttttaagtgTTTCATTAAGAATTGTTTCTATATTAATGGTTTCAAGgagttttttttcagaaaaacttaaaattgagtCTTAAAATTACTATTTAAATGACAATTTCAAGTCTCAACAAAgattttctgttttaaaaaaaaactcctttGTTTTCTTATAAATACATGAATGTGtgagattttcttttaaaagccatttttgtaattttgtttctatgggTTTTTGCCTTCTACGATTTTGTTTCTTGATTAATAgaatgtttttcatttttttaattaattgtccATGTTTCttctatttgttttaaaagctGCTAAGTTGTTATAGTAATATAATGGAATTATATATATTAATGTgaactttttttggtttttttctttcgtttttatTGATTTGGAGGGTCAATTTCTTGTTGTAGGTAGTtagatgttaaaaattttacaaaaagaaatgtaatgtttttttgttttggtggtggtggtggtaggAGTAGTGTGAAGTAGTTGGTGATAGAATGAGAATGAAAATGTGTACAATTAAgcagactttttaaaaaatattaaattataaattgttctaaaaaaaattcaataaatatgagCTACGTTTTTAAATTACTGAACAATTGTGATCATTCTTTTTATAAGTTTGGTAGCAAAGAAGTTTAACCCTCAAATGAAACATACGTTGTTCACCAtcgtgtgttgttttccacacataccatcaataacacatttatttttatattttggcagAACGAGCACATTTGAcaacaaaacaatttgtttctagtgcaaaatacataaaaattgcatatgtgtggaaaaccacacaagagAAAAGGCAATGTTATTGTGTTTTCTGTAATAAATTGATGAGACAGGAAAAGTCAAGAAAAATGTTCTTCCTAgtgcaaaatacataaaaattgcatatgtgtggaaaaccacacaagagGAAAAGTAATGTAACTTCATAAATATCTcgtaatcaaaaaatatatttttgaataaattaatgcgTTTTCTGTGATAAATTGATAAGACAGGAAAATTCAAGAAATATCATGAACATCGCttaacaatttctttttaaatttataaaaatattaattttttatggttttacaCACAAAAGTGAGAAGAGGATTAAATTTGTTGAGAATTTTAGAACTTTATTgagtaaaaaatttcaatttaaaagaaattccttaaaaacaattttaatattgaatttgaAGTTCTTCAATTCTCATAAATGTCCTTTATGATTTCGCggtattgttttaattattggtttgtTTATGTGTTATGTATTGTTTTGAAACCGTTTATGTCTATACGTTGGctcatattaaat comes from Calliphora vicina chromosome 2, idCalVici1.1, whole genome shotgun sequence and encodes:
- the LOC135951232 gene encoding histidine-rich glycoprotein yields the protein MMKFIILCSFIVAATAALKIHDYHGHGGHQEYEHIEYAKHEEPAEHVEETELHHEVEHKHATSHQSVKLHHYHAVPVYIKKEDQHLVKKPVEIGGTKQKLKILHPETEKNHNHGLVLEEHSESKFHEHGHYEEPQHYEHYHHHE